The nucleotide window CTGAAACCGTCATAAACGGGGCGAGGGCGAGAGATGCTATCGCGAGCTGGAGGAAAGTCAGAGTTTTGCCGTCGATTCCACGCAGGAACCTCCCGAGGTTCGGTATTAGGGCGTAGAAGAAGGCCGCCGTCAGTGCGAGTAGGATTCCGACGAAGTCTCTGTTGCCCAAATCGACCTTCTGGCCGCTCATAATCAGTATAAGCCCGGAGAATGCGGTTCCTATGAGGAGCCAGCTCTTCAGGCTCAGTCTCTCACCGAGGAAGCGCCACGAGATAACCGTCGCTATTATCGGCGCTATGTAATAAACGAGAACCGCGTTGGCTATGGTGGTGTAGTTGAACGCCGTGAAGAGGAAAACCCAGTTCAGGGCGAGGGAAACGCCCAGTGCCAGGAGGGGCTTCCATCTGGCCCTCAGGAGTGGGGGGAGCGATTGAAGCCATTCATCCTTTCCCGCAAGGATGGCAAGGAGCAGGAGGGCGCCGAGGGACACCCTGAAGAATGCTACTCCTAGCCCGGATAGGTTTGAGAAGCGTGCGAATATCCCCACACTGCCCCATATCAGCATCGCCGTGGCGATTTTTATCCTTCCGTTCACAGTACATCCCCGTGCTCTTCCAGCCATTCCTCGTAGGCTTCCCTGACCTCCCCCTTCCTGAACCCGGGAACGGCATCCTCGAAGGGGTTGAACCTTTCGAGCTTTCTTTCATTCGAGCCGATGTAGGTCGTCACGAGTCCAACCTTTGAGTGCAGGCTCGAGGGCAGGCGGAGGATTCTTTTAACGTCAACTGTGACCCTCCCGTCAAAGTATGCCTTTGAAAACGTACTCGAAAGGGAAAACAGCCTTGTCAGGGTTTTGTACCCTATCCCCTGAGGGAACGCGGTCAGGAGTCCCTTCCGCACGAAGCCCTCGTATATTTCCTCCTTTCCATCCAGGAGCTTCTCAACCTGGCCCTTTTTTAGGCCTATGTTGAACAGGTGGTTCTCGTTCACCCTCCTTACAAAGTACCCGAATCTAAGCCGGAAGACCCTGTAATAGCCCGAGGAAAGCATTATCCTCCTGCTCTGGATATCATCGAACGTTATCTCCTCCGCGGCACTGATGTAGGCCAGAACCTTTTCCCTGGCCTTGCTGTCGAGCTTTAACGCCCAGTCATCCAGAACGCGGATGTGGTAACCCCTGCCGGAATAGATAACGTGGACGTTCTCAAAACCGAAGTCCTCCTTGAGAACCACGAGGGTGTCCCTCGCCAGCTCCTTCGCGTCCTCGAGGCATATCGGGCACACCCGACCGTGCTCGTGGAGGTGGGAGCACCTCCGCAGGGGCAGGTCCTTCGCGTCTATGTCGAAAACGAGCTCTGCCCCGAGCCAGCCCTCCATCTCCTTGGGCTCCTCGTAGAGGGCGACGGAGGAATAAATTGCGTAGGGAGCGGTTGTCTTCACGTAGTCCTCCAGGTCGCGGACGTCGAGGAAGACGTTCTTCCTGTCGCTCGGCCCCTCACCGGTGTGGTCGAATCCGAACTCCCTGTTCTCGAGGGTTCTGACGATGAAATCCGGCAGCCTCTTCGCGCTCCATTCCCGTCTGTAGTAGAGCGCCCTCTCCTCCTTCGTCATCTCCCTGAGGAGCTCACCCATTTTCCTCACCGCCGTCCGTTTCTCCGCTCTCGCCTTCTCCCTTCCGCCGGTTTTCGAGGTAAAGCTTCCTGAGGTAGTACGTCAGGGGGTTCTTGATGTTCCTGCAGTCCCTGTCCGGCCGGCAAAGTTCTGGCGCGTTGGCCCGTATCTTGGAGCAGTTGGGCGGGAAGTACCAGGTCGAGTTCCCGCTGTCCTCAATGGTAGGGTTGTCCGTGAGGCCGAAGCCGAGGTGGTACCAGATGTTCTTTACCTCGTGGGGCTGGTCCTCGAAGAGGGGCGGCGAACAGCGGTTGCCGGCCTCGATGATCACGGGCAGTATTTCCTTCTCCACAACGCCCAGGTCGCTCACGCAGTCCCTTATCCTCACGTCCTTCCTGGGGGGATTGGGACAGAGCCTGGCGTAGCTCAGGAAGCTCGTCAGGAGAACGGTTATAGCGTAGTTCCTGAGGCCCGAGGGAACGCCGCCCAGGGCAATCTTGACGCACGGCGGGAACAGGTCGAAGCGCAGCGGCCCTGCCTTGGCGGAGCTCATCCGCTCCAGCCTCTCCTTGTAGTGCTCCCGCGCTATCTCGCCGAGCTTCTCGTAGATCCTGAGGTAGTAGTCGGGCAACTCGTCCCTTATCTCGTAGAGCAGGTTCACGGCCCTGTCGAAGTTCCTCTCGAAGGAGCGCTTCCACAGCTCAATGGCCCCTTCCTCCGTAAGGTACGCGTATCCGTTCCGCACGTAGACCTCTTTGAGGGAGCCCTCCCCAAGCTCCAGGAACTTTGACAGGTGTATCCTGTATCCCAGCCGCAGCTTCCTCCTCTCGTCGGGGGACAGCTCCGTGTGGTGGGTTCTCTCGAGTATGGTTCTGTCCCTCTCGGGG belongs to Thermococcus camini and includes:
- a CDS encoding DMT family transporter, producing the protein MNGRIKIATAMLIWGSVGIFARFSNLSGLGVAFFRVSLGALLLLAILAGKDEWLQSLPPLLRARWKPLLALGVSLALNWVFLFTAFNYTTIANAVLVYYIAPIIATVISWRFLGERLSLKSWLLIGTAFSGLILIMSGQKVDLGNRDFVGILLALTAAFFYALIPNLGRFLRGIDGKTLTFLQLAIASLALAPFMTVSGVGEPVWWAVLVLVGVHTVLALFLYMDGLKEVEVNEAALLSYLDPMSAVVYAFLVFGEVPGARTALGGALILLASLLDIKARGP
- the priS gene encoding DNA primase catalytic subunit PriS; the protein is MGELLREMTKEERALYYRREWSAKRLPDFIVRTLENREFGFDHTGEGPSDRKNVFLDVRDLEDYVKTTAPYAIYSSVALYEEPKEMEGWLGAELVFDIDAKDLPLRRCSHLHEHGRVCPICLEDAKELARDTLVVLKEDFGFENVHVIYSGRGYHIRVLDDWALKLDSKAREKVLAYISAAEEITFDDIQSRRIMLSSGYYRVFRLRFGYFVRRVNENHLFNIGLKKGQVEKLLDGKEEIYEGFVRKGLLTAFPQGIGYKTLTRLFSLSSTFSKAYFDGRVTVDVKRILRLPSSLHSKVGLVTTYIGSNERKLERFNPFEDAVPGFRKGEVREAYEEWLEEHGDVL
- the priL gene encoding DNA primase large subunit PriL; translated protein: MLDPFGPEARRLVKDEFGGITELLMIIPSYVEVDAALERVSWIKSGEIPGDILELGGIRDLLTFYALLGALAFSPYGLEREVVREANLRIYHRRILQKGTLVGVSTPLEAISGGEIPERDRTILERTHHTELSPDERRKLRLGYRIHLSKFLELGEGSLKEVYVRNGYAYLTEEGAIELWKRSFERNFDRAVNLLYEIRDELPDYYLRIYEKLGEIAREHYKERLERMSSAKAGPLRFDLFPPCVKIALGGVPSGLRNYAITVLLTSFLSYARLCPNPPRKDVRIRDCVSDLGVVEKEILPVIIEAGNRCSPPLFEDQPHEVKNIWYHLGFGLTDNPTIEDSGNSTWYFPPNCSKIRANAPELCRPDRDCRNIKNPLTYYLRKLYLENRRKGEGESGETDGGEENG